The proteins below are encoded in one region of Mycobacterium botniense:
- a CDS encoding lipoprotein LpqH has protein sequence MSQRFCAMVLTALVLATASAACSGHTVPQKTARITVDNNTRTSQAVSCTQLQWLLTMDISATPAHVRAVLNLQADKPKPESVNIDNFNGFSGIADSGAGSAQAAFAHDTYTITGAAQQTNPDNPNTPTTATFRIEAKC, from the coding sequence ATGTCGCAGCGGTTTTGCGCCATGGTGCTCACCGCTTTGGTTCTCGCGACGGCCAGCGCCGCGTGTTCCGGACACACAGTGCCGCAGAAAACCGCGCGGATCACCGTCGACAACAACACCCGAACGTCACAAGCCGTCTCATGCACTCAACTTCAGTGGTTGCTGACCATGGATATCAGCGCCACCCCCGCTCACGTCCGCGCAGTGCTCAACCTCCAAGCCGACAAGCCGAAGCCCGAGAGTGTCAACATCGACAACTTCAACGGCTTCAGCGGCATCGCAGACTCGGGTGCCGGCAGCGCCCAGGCGGCGTTCGCCCACGACACCTACACCATCACCGGCGCTGCCCAGCAAACCAACCCGGATAATCCCAACACGCCAACGACGGCAACGTTCAGGATTGAGGCGAAATGCTGA
- a CDS encoding NAD(P)H-dependent amine dehydrogenase family protein, translating into MPSQSHRVVVWATGGIGSIAIQAIRRRPDLELVGVWVHSPDKVGKDAGELAHGEPIGVAASNDADSLIGLRPDCVVYAASAPERDAAAIPDYVRLLEAGINVVTTSTTRLINPAAYEPSSWREQLAAAAEKGQASLYASGIEPGFAADYLPLVLMTQSHVVESIHAYEIGLYDDYAVADIMMDGLGFGRPLDFQPFVSIPGAIAGEWQGQLRLIADALGAEVQEVREYFDRRTTNRTFDVAFGTVAAGTCAAVRMKAIGVIAGRERIVIEHVTRLAHDIAPEWPKGVGDLSYRVVVRGEPDIDCTLAVTLRDPQRSAIPGMKAGAGAMVATAMRVVNAVPHVVAAPPGLLSALELPLTLPSCAFASA; encoded by the coding sequence ATGCCATCACAGTCACACCGGGTGGTTGTGTGGGCGACGGGTGGTATCGGGTCGATCGCCATCCAGGCGATTCGGCGTCGACCCGATCTCGAACTCGTCGGTGTATGGGTCCATTCCCCCGACAAGGTGGGCAAGGATGCCGGTGAACTCGCCCACGGCGAACCCATCGGTGTCGCCGCCTCGAACGACGCTGATTCACTGATCGGCCTGCGTCCGGACTGCGTGGTCTACGCCGCCAGCGCACCCGAGCGTGACGCCGCCGCCATTCCGGATTACGTCCGGCTGCTGGAAGCCGGTATCAATGTCGTCACCACGAGCACCACCCGGCTCATCAATCCTGCCGCTTATGAACCGTCTAGCTGGCGCGAGCAGCTCGCCGCCGCCGCAGAAAAGGGCCAGGCCTCGCTTTACGCGTCCGGTATCGAGCCCGGGTTCGCAGCCGACTACCTCCCGCTCGTGCTGATGACGCAATCTCACGTTGTCGAGTCGATCCATGCTTACGAAATCGGCTTATACGATGACTACGCCGTGGCAGACATCATGATGGACGGACTGGGATTCGGGCGTCCGCTCGACTTCCAGCCGTTCGTCAGCATTCCGGGCGCGATCGCTGGAGAGTGGCAGGGTCAACTTCGTTTAATCGCCGATGCCCTGGGCGCCGAAGTGCAGGAAGTGCGGGAATACTTCGATCGCAGAACGACAAACCGCACCTTCGATGTCGCTTTCGGAACCGTTGCGGCCGGGACATGTGCTGCTGTGCGGATGAAGGCGATCGGCGTGATTGCCGGGCGTGAGCGCATCGTCATCGAACATGTCACTCGGTTGGCCCATGACATCGCCCCGGAGTGGCCGAAGGGCGTGGGTGATCTGTCCTACCGGGTGGTCGTCCGGGGTGAACCGGACATTGATTGCACCCTGGCTGTCACGCTGCGTGACCCGCAACGCTCCGCCATCCCCGGAATGAAAGCCGGAGCAGGAGCAATGGTCGCAACCGCCATGCGGGTAGTGAACGCGGTGCCGCATGTCGTGGCAGCCCCGCCAGGTTTGCTCAGCGCGTTGGAGTTACCGCTCACACTTCCGTCGTGCGCTTTCGCCAGCGCGTAA